The genomic segment GCAAGGCGCTGCTCGGCCGCGTCGTCGATGCGCTCGGCAACCCGATCGACGGCAAGGGGCCGATCAACGCCAAGGAGCGCCGGCGGGTCGACGTCAAGGCGCCGGGCATCATCCCCCGCAAGTCGGTGCACGAGCCGATGGCCACCGGCCTCAAGGCCATCGACGCGCTGATCCCCATCGGGCGCGGCCAGCGCGAGCTGATCATCGGCGACCGCCAGACCGGCAAGACCGCCATCATCCTCGACACCTTCCTCAACCAGAAGCCGATCAACCAGGGCGACGACGAGAGCCGCAAGCTCTATTGCGTCTATGTCGCCGTCGGCCAGAAGCGCTCCACCGTCGCCCAGTTCGTCAAGGTGCTGGAGGATAACGGAGCCCTCGACTATTCGATCATCGTGGCCGCCACCGCCTCGGACCCCGCGCCCATGCAGTTCCTGGCGCCGTTCTCCGGCTGCGCCATGGGCGAGTATTTCCGCGACAACGGCATGCACGCGGTGATCGCCTATGACGATCTGTCGAAGCAGGCGGTCGCCTACCGGCAGATGTCGCTCTTGCTGCGCCGCCCGCCCGGACGCGAAGCCTATCCCGGCGACGTGTTCTACCTGCATTCGCGCCTGCTCGAGCGCGCCGCCAAGCTCACCGAGGAAAACGGCGCCGGATCGCTCACCGCCCTGCCGGTGATC from the Hyphomicrobiales bacterium genome contains:
- the atpA gene encoding F0F1 ATP synthase subunit alpha; this translates as MDIRAAEISTILKQQIKNFGKEAEVTEVGQVLSVGDGIARVYGLDKVQAGEMVEFPGGIRGMALNLEVDNVGVVIFGSDRDIKEGDTVKRTGAIVEVPVGKALLGRVVDALGNPIDGKGPINAKERRRVDVKAPGIIPRKSVHEPMATGLKAIDALIPIGRGQRELIIGDRQTGKTAIILDTFLNQKPINQGDDESRKLYCVYVAVGQKRSTVAQFVKVLEDNGALDYSIIVAATASDPAPMQFLAPFSGCAMGEYFRDNGMHAVIAYDDLSKQAVAYRQMSLLLRRPPGREAYPGDVFYLHSRLLERAAKLTEENGAGSLTALPVIETQANDVSAYIPTNVISITDGQIFLETDLFYQGIRPAVNVGISVSRVGSAAQIKAMKQVAGTIKG